The following proteins are encoded in a genomic region of Magnolia sinica isolate HGM2019 chromosome 1, MsV1, whole genome shotgun sequence:
- the LOC131243828 gene encoding uncharacterized protein LOC131243828 produces MEELSGSSSIPQLHNQHHPNQPETLDHPDTNSSPHVSRVRKLLFRRMLVGVNDGRFFVGAFHCIDKQGNIILQDTVEYRSTHRSSPSPMEQRCLGLILIPSSCRSSCHVDCSLEEQLSLLSVEK; encoded by the coding sequence ATGGAGGAACTATCAGGATCATCCTCCAttcctcaacttcataatcaGCACCACCCAAATCAGCCGGAGACGTTGGACCATCCAGACACAAACAGCTCCCCGCATGTCAGCCGGGTCCGGAAGCTGCTGTTCCGTAGGATGCTTGTTGGTGTCAATGATGGCCGCTTCTTCGTGGGTGCATTCCATTGCATTGACAAACAAGGGAACATCATCCTCCAGGATACAGTGGAGTATCGAAGCACCCACCGCTCGTCGCCTTCTCCAATGGAGCAGCGGTGCCTAGGTCTCATCCTCATACCATCTTCTTGCCGCTCATCCTGTCATGTTGACTGCTCCCTTGAGGAGCAGCTCTCTCTTTTATCTGTCGAGAAATAA